A window of the Vespa crabro chromosome 8, iyVesCrab1.2, whole genome shotgun sequence genome harbors these coding sequences:
- the LOC124426259 gene encoding uncharacterized protein LOC124426259, with protein sequence MAATDGQIVVAAARWAEEATYLREFVTKYRLPAVIKITKGQYGGLGVPTLPAPSLQSTALLLSAGRRRKIVAQAVKIKEGRRVVGVGPRLAIPDSYAGYFEILSEEGRAVRGIESVNELSRRCPEEGALVRETVRGIACRVDDESGIVVPEGTRTLAAGETIVTAGEVALPGRGRFLRCVDCRGESILLSMEQRGRFSALAREDNISGVHTAKALLSKRLPLTVRLVHGQPPRGLKSSSQFVPELRLLSTFEEEHVFALPLQREGAAVALPLAAPLKLVKARNEEALRLMQEFTRLIERASRLVADVADRAHVLDGRLGESKPSRQTRSASGFLRRSSANSENAPLGHHRNNNSSHHHHHHHYHSSSHQTSSGHVGYRDENRVPPSSCTEDYDEIDQIYDYVRGFAPLPKSVRSPYESPLNPGQSSSPPLTPVTVTIAPLLDDRPEPPPIETIPTKKIQAEKRTRRAVKEAPQPKLEKPPLAKLYVKNSGTQRGRPLMRQKSASPLKETPPGYKGGSPLFNIRYKSLTNLQQAMELDGTLDSSHSGGRTSGDSGAGAKLPEKRSRRLSRPRSLTNLVWELRGGSGLGCTRPETPPPATTAPLPPTKCGPRLAVTVVAPRRVGTLYL encoded by the exons ATGGCTGCAACTGATGGTCAAATTGTCGTGGCGGCCGCACGTTGGGCCGAGGAAGCGACATATTTGCGCGAATTTGTCACTAAATATCGTCTACCGGctgtaataaagattacaaagGGTCAATATGGTGGTCTTGGTGTACCAACCCTTCCAGCCCCGAGTCTTCAAAGTACGGCATTGTTATTGTCAGCAGGCCGTAGGCGCAAAATTGTGGCACAGGCTGTTAAAATCAAGGAAGGACGTAGAGTTGTTGGGGTTGGGCCAAGATTAGCTATTCCAGACTCCTACGCCGGATATTTTGAGATTTTGAGCGAAGAAGGTCGAGCG GTCCGTGGAATCGAGTCTGTGAACGAACTCTCCCGAAGATGCCCGGAGGAGGGAGCCTTGGTACGTGAAACGGTACGTGGTATAGCTTGCAGAGTGGATGACGAATCTGGAATCGTCGTGCCCGAAGGAACGAGAACTCTGGCAGCTGGTGAGACAATTGTGACGGCCGGTGAAGTGGCATTACCAGGTCGCGGACGTTTCTTACGTTGCGTCGACTGTCGAGGAGAGAGCATACTTTTGAGCATGGAACAACGTGGACGCTTCAGCGCACTCGCCAGAGAGGATAACATTAGCGGCGTTCACACGGCTAAGGCATTGCTGAGCAAACGGCTACCACTAACGGTTAGATTGGTCCACGGGCAGCCACCGAGAGGCTTGAAATCATCGTCCCAGTTCGTGCCGGAGCTAAGGCTCCTTTCGACCTTCGAGGAGGAACACGTGTTCGCATTGCCCttacagagagagggagcagCGGTGGCGTTGCCATTGGCGGCACCTTTGAAGTTGGTCAAGGCGAGAAACGAGGAGGCACTTAGATTGATGCAAGAATTTACGAGGTTGATCGAACGAGCCTCACGGCTCGTAGCCGACGTTGCCGATCGTGCACACGTTCTAGACGGTCGCTTGGGCGAGAGTAAGCCCTCGAGACAGACCAGAAGTGCATCGGGATTTCTAAGGCGATCTTCTGCCAACTCGGAAAATGCTCCTCTTGGACATCATAGGAACAACAACAGcagtcatcatcatcatcatcatcattatcacaGTAGCAGTCATCAGACATCCTCCGGTCATGTCGGATACCGGGACGAAAATCGCGTGCCACCTTCTTCCTGCACCGAGGATTACGACGAGATAGATCAGATTTACGATTACGTTCGTGGCTTCGCGCCCTTACCCAAAAGCGTCAGGTCCCCTTACGAAAGCCCATTAAATCCCGGCCAAAGTTCCAGTCCACCTTTGACACCTGTCACCGTTACGATCGCCCCATTGTTAGACGATAGACCGGAACCACCACCGATCGAGACAATCCCAACGAAGAAGATTCAAGCTGAAAAGAGAACGAGGCGAGCGGTTAAGGAAGCTCCACAGCCGAAACTCGAGAAGCCACCATTGGCAAAGTTATACGTTAAAAATAGCGGCACCCAGAGAGGACGTCCTTTGATGAGGCAAAAGAGTGCATCACCTTTAAAGGAGACACCGCCAGGTTATAAAGGTGGTTCTCCTCTATTCAATATACGTTATAAAAGTCTGACAAATTTGCAACAGGCTATGGAACTGGATGGGACTCTAGATTCTAGCCATTCAGGTGGTAGGACGTCCGGTGATTCCGGTGCGGGTGCTAAACTTCCAGAAAAGAG ATCGCGACGTTTAAGCAGACCACGTTCTTTGACGAACTTAGTCTGGGAACTTCGAGGTGGAAGCGGGCTTGGATGTACGAGACCGGAAACGCCACCACCCGCGACCACGGCACCATTACCACCGACCAAGTGCGGACCCCGTTTGGCTGTCACGGTCGTAGCACCTCGACGAGTCGGCACGCTCTACCTCTAA